The Natator depressus isolate rNatDep1 chromosome 8, rNatDep2.hap1, whole genome shotgun sequence genome window below encodes:
- the SAMD13 gene encoding sterile alpha motif domain-containing protein 13 isoform X2 translates to MKKVAELKETSTLSMLSVDMENKENGALDVKKCVCARALSIGNFSSAVPMDLHLCPTHPDALVQRKPERKAKSPPKAREQGNPASPVWVLPRLPPLPVSTCRYH, encoded by the exons TTGCTGAACTTAAAGAAACCTCAACCCTCTCCATGCTGTCTGTTGACATGGAAAATAAGGAGAATGGCGCTCTGGATGTCAAAAA GTGCGTGTGTGCCCGTGCACTTTCGATTGGAAATTTTTCATCAGCAGTGCCCATGGATCTGCACCTGTGCCCTACCCATCCCGATGCTCTGGTCCAGAG GAAACCTGAAAGAAAGGCAAAGTCACCCCCAAAGGCCAGAGAGCAGGGAAACCCTGCATCCCCAGTATGGGTACTGCCAAGGCTTCCACCCCTTCCAGTATCAACATGCCGGTACCACTGA